From the genome of Thermogutta terrifontis, one region includes:
- the mnmG gene encoding tRNA uridine-5-carboxymethylaminomethyl(34) synthesis enzyme MnmG gives MDISTYEYDVIVIGAGHAGVEAALAAARMGARTALLTSNLDTIAKMSCNPAIGGVAKGQIVREIDALGGAMGLAIDRTAIQFRLLNRRKGPAMHGPRAQADKLAYHQEVKRICESQDNLSLRQETAEELLVEEARGRTRITGVLVRGGAIYRAPCVVVCAGTFMQGLLHFGDKTMVGGRAGEEAVVGLSRSLRQLGFVVSRFKTGTPPRLNGRTIDYSRLEIQHGDEHPVPFSFMTNEITQPQLPCWITYTNERVHEIIRQNLHRAPMFTGQIQSTGPRYCPSVEIKIVRFPDRPRHQLFLEPEGRNTLEIYVNGLSTSLPRDVQEAMIREITGLEKAEIIRYGYAIEYDYLPPDQLHLSLETKRVEGLFLAGQVNGTTGYEEAAGQGLIAGINAVLKLRGKDPLILRRDQAYIGVMIDDLVTRGVDEPYRMFTSRAEYRLRLRHDNADRRLTPLGRELGLVDDARWNRFVQKVEAIERLRAVLEATRHGGVPVSRLLTRPEVSWEDIVSIAPSLAEFPREVVEQVVIDIKYAGYLAREEAAIEQQRRLAEKRIPDDIDYFSVPHLRAEAREKFSKIRPRDFAQAGRISGITPADLAVLALYLERRSRPDHSVSATSGELFTQVKEDEVQAGRIVDEQSALGSEISFEDIHRRELPVFDCLDDGHSD, from the coding sequence ATGGACATAAGCACATATGAATATGACGTTATCGTCATTGGGGCTGGGCATGCAGGGGTGGAGGCGGCCCTGGCAGCCGCACGGATGGGTGCAAGAACTGCTCTGCTCACAAGCAACCTCGATACCATCGCCAAGATGAGCTGCAACCCCGCCATAGGGGGCGTGGCCAAGGGGCAAATCGTTCGCGAGATTGATGCCCTCGGTGGTGCCATGGGCCTTGCAATCGACCGCACGGCCATCCAGTTTCGGCTCCTCAATCGACGGAAGGGGCCGGCGATGCACGGTCCCCGCGCTCAGGCAGATAAACTTGCTTATCATCAGGAAGTAAAACGTATCTGCGAGTCGCAGGATAATCTATCGCTTCGGCAGGAGACGGCCGAGGAGTTGCTGGTTGAAGAGGCACGGGGGAGGACCCGCATTACCGGCGTGCTGGTCCGTGGGGGAGCCATTTATCGGGCGCCCTGTGTCGTCGTGTGTGCTGGAACGTTCATGCAGGGGCTGCTTCACTTTGGAGATAAGACCATGGTGGGCGGCCGAGCAGGGGAGGAGGCCGTCGTTGGACTGAGCCGGTCGCTCCGCCAGCTTGGGTTCGTTGTTTCGCGGTTTAAGACAGGAACGCCGCCTCGACTCAATGGCCGGACCATAGACTATTCCCGACTTGAGATCCAGCACGGGGACGAGCATCCTGTGCCTTTTTCTTTCATGACGAATGAAATCACGCAGCCCCAATTGCCGTGCTGGATTACCTACACGAACGAAAGGGTTCATGAGATCATCCGGCAGAATCTGCACCGGGCACCGATGTTCACAGGGCAGATTCAATCCACGGGACCGCGCTATTGTCCGTCGGTGGAAATCAAAATCGTGCGGTTTCCCGACCGGCCGCGGCATCAACTTTTCCTGGAACCGGAAGGGCGTAACACGCTGGAAATCTACGTGAATGGGCTTTCCACAAGCCTTCCGCGGGACGTGCAGGAAGCCATGATTCGCGAGATCACGGGGCTTGAAAAGGCGGAGATCATCCGCTACGGGTACGCGATTGAATACGATTACCTCCCGCCTGATCAGCTCCATCTATCGCTCGAAACGAAACGTGTGGAGGGGCTTTTCCTTGCCGGGCAGGTCAACGGCACGACGGGTTACGAAGAAGCCGCTGGGCAGGGGTTGATCGCCGGGATTAACGCCGTGCTGAAGCTGCGGGGAAAGGATCCCCTCATCCTGAGGAGAGACCAGGCCTACATCGGCGTGATGATCGATGACCTGGTCACCCGGGGGGTGGATGAGCCGTATCGTATGTTTACCAGCCGGGCGGAATATCGGCTGCGGTTGCGTCACGATAATGCCGACCGCCGGTTGACGCCTCTGGGGCGCGAGCTGGGACTGGTGGACGATGCACGCTGGAACCGATTTGTGCAAAAGGTCGAGGCGATTGAACGGCTTCGGGCTGTCCTGGAGGCCACGCGGCACGGCGGAGTTCCGGTTTCCCGACTTCTCACCAGGCCAGAGGTTTCTTGGGAGGATATTGTGTCAATAGCGCCCTCCCTTGCGGAGTTCCCGCGCGAAGTCGTGGAGCAAGTCGTCATTGATATCAAATATGCCGGATATCTTGCGCGGGAAGAGGCGGCCATCGAACAGCAACGCCGATTGGCGGAAAAGCGAATTCCGGACGACATTGACTACTTTTCCGTGCCGCATTTGCGGGCAGAGGCCCGGGAGAAATTCTCCAAAATCAGGCCCCGAGACTTTGCTCAGGCGGGCCGGATTAGCGGCATCACGCCCGCGGATCTGGCAGTGCTTGCCCTCTATCTGGAACGGCGTAGCCGACCAGATCATTCAGTTTCAGCAACCTCAGGGGAGCTTTTTACGCAGGTCAAAGAAGACGAGGTGCAAGCCGGTCGCATCGTCGATGAGCAATCCGCCCTGGGGAGCGAAATATCGTTTGAGGACATCCACAGGAGGGAGCTTCCCGTCTTTGATTGCCTGGACGATGGCCATTCCGACTGA
- a CDS encoding PTS sugar transporter subunit IIA has translation MDSLLDALQEGRLIELPEGADKIAALRLLARILEAIPTLPAGLDIEGLVLERERTADTSLGKGWACPHARVSFEGDLLCVVGWSPHGIQYNAKDQAPVTIITMYLVPENQRNQYLREVSLLAKAIQNYPGWEKINEAREINEVRDRLLDLISSAKEMVGPDSRARMIRLQRPRIEPTPITDLSNLIIEPVMLVVGPDFKPIILTQHAGLARYLETVAGLAERIETDGYFQNGGWRIIRRSKMVYQNGRVMYDCLAITTRRKDFPSES, from the coding sequence ATGGACAGCCTGCTAGACGCCCTGCAGGAAGGCCGCCTCATCGAGCTGCCGGAAGGAGCAGACAAGATTGCGGCACTGCGGCTGCTTGCGCGAATACTGGAAGCCATCCCCACTTTGCCGGCAGGTCTGGACATTGAAGGGTTGGTGTTGGAACGGGAGAGGACGGCTGATACGTCACTTGGAAAGGGTTGGGCCTGTCCCCACGCACGGGTGTCATTCGAAGGTGATCTGCTCTGCGTGGTGGGGTGGAGCCCCCACGGCATTCAGTACAACGCCAAAGATCAAGCCCCGGTTACGATCATCACGATGTATCTCGTCCCGGAGAACCAGCGCAATCAGTATCTTCGGGAGGTTTCCCTGCTGGCGAAGGCAATCCAGAACTATCCGGGTTGGGAAAAGATTAACGAGGCCCGGGAAATCAATGAAGTTCGCGATCGTCTGCTCGATCTGATCAGCTCAGCGAAAGAAATGGTCGGGCCGGATAGCCGTGCCCGAATGATTCGTCTCCAGCGACCGCGGATTGAACCGACACCGATCACAGATCTTTCCAACCTGATCATCGAACCGGTCATGCTGGTGGTTGGTCCCGACTTTAAACCGATCATACTCACACAACATGCGGGTTTAGCCCGGTATCTTGAGACTGTGGCGGGGTTGGCAGAACGGATCGAAACGGATGGTTACTTCCAGAATGGGGGTTGGCGAATCATTCGCAGGAGTAAAATGGTGTATCAGAATGGCCGGGTCATGTACGATTGTCTGGCGATCACGACCCGTCGCAAGGATTTTCCATCGGAAAGTTAG
- the mgtA gene encoding magnesium-translocating P-type ATPase — MMRALSHSLIIPFRRRNGTGEGPSKTVTLTPDEKRLLEICLLTPGEALRRLNSSPNGLTDEEVESRLEEYGPNELPHAKRLSVWADLFHRLRNPLNVQLIIIAMVSFLVGEWKSTIVVGAMVLLSVGLSFILDRRSQRAVEALGKRVQPRSVVLRNGRETEVKISEIVPGDVVLLQAGAMIPADVRLLSAKDFFVSQSVLTGESMPVEKTALVSGGEVSSPWDLPNACFLGSNVISGTARALVVNTGGHTMLGSVSQRLAATRTETSFDRGVRNFTWLMIRMMVIMVAIVFFLVGLTKGNWVEALLFGLSIAVGLTPEMLPMIVTVNLAKGALSMAKRKVIVKYLPSIQNFGAMDVLCTDKTGTLTQDRVVLERHVDVTGRPSEDVLTYAYLNSYFQTGLRSLIDRAVLERTKLDVEGNCRLVDELPFDFERRRMSVVVDYEGDHVLICKGAVEEIYQQCSYYQIGDEVYPLIPVIKDDLFEEVERLNREGFRVLGVAYREFPREKTTFTVADESDLILLGYIAFYDPPKESALEAIRLLRDVGVSVKVLTGDNALVTQKVCRDVGLEVRRVVSGTELVDLTDEEFSQLVEEADVFVKLNPGQKEQIVQKLRERGHVVGFLGDGINDAPAMRAADVGISVDSAVDVAKEAADIVLLEKSLLVLEEGVMEGRRIFANIIKYIRMGASSNFGNMFSVVGASYLFPFLPMKPIHVLVNNLLYDISQTGIPSDSVDPEQIARPLKWNIDNVRRFMIFIGPISSIFDYATFALMWFVFECWRFTQMGSGGGIDYESLFQTGWFAESLLTQTLIVHIIRTRRVPFIQSHASMHLTLTTLLVAAIGIWLPYSPLANLLGMVPLPLTYWPFIAAFLLSYAVITHFVKTWFFRKFGDQ; from the coding sequence ATGATGCGGGCTCTGTCGCACTCCTTGATCATTCCGTTCCGACGCCGAAATGGCACGGGTGAGGGACCGTCCAAAACCGTCACTCTCACTCCCGACGAGAAAAGACTCCTGGAAATCTGCCTCCTTACTCCAGGTGAAGCCCTCCGGCGGCTCAACTCTTCGCCCAATGGCCTGACTGACGAAGAAGTCGAGAGCCGGCTCGAGGAATATGGCCCGAATGAGCTTCCCCATGCCAAACGACTTTCTGTTTGGGCAGACCTTTTCCATCGGCTGCGCAATCCTCTCAATGTTCAGCTCATCATCATCGCCATGGTGTCGTTTCTCGTTGGAGAATGGAAGTCCACAATTGTGGTAGGGGCGATGGTGCTCCTCAGCGTGGGGCTCTCATTCATCCTCGACCGGCGATCGCAACGCGCGGTTGAGGCACTGGGAAAGCGTGTCCAACCGCGAAGTGTGGTGCTGCGCAACGGTCGTGAAACGGAAGTCAAAATCTCGGAAATCGTTCCCGGTGACGTGGTGCTCCTTCAGGCCGGGGCGATGATTCCAGCGGATGTGCGGCTTCTCAGCGCGAAGGACTTCTTTGTCAGTCAATCGGTTCTCACCGGGGAGTCCATGCCCGTGGAGAAAACTGCCCTGGTGAGTGGCGGGGAGGTTTCTAGTCCCTGGGATTTGCCCAACGCGTGTTTTTTGGGAAGCAACGTGATCAGTGGCACTGCCCGGGCGCTGGTGGTGAATACCGGGGGCCACACGATGCTGGGCTCGGTGTCCCAGCGGCTAGCAGCCACGCGGACAGAAACGAGCTTCGACCGAGGCGTTCGCAATTTTACCTGGTTGATGATCCGGATGATGGTCATCATGGTGGCCATCGTTTTCTTTCTCGTCGGCTTGACCAAGGGGAACTGGGTTGAGGCACTTCTATTTGGTCTATCCATTGCCGTCGGCCTCACGCCGGAAATGCTTCCCATGATCGTGACTGTCAACCTCGCCAAAGGGGCCCTCAGCATGGCGAAACGGAAGGTGATCGTCAAATACCTTCCCTCGATCCAGAATTTCGGGGCCATGGATGTGCTCTGCACGGACAAAACGGGAACATTGACCCAGGACCGGGTGGTTCTGGAGCGTCACGTGGACGTCACCGGCCGTCCCAGCGAGGATGTCCTGACCTACGCGTACTTGAACAGCTATTTCCAAACAGGGTTGCGGAGTCTCATCGATCGGGCTGTCCTGGAAAGGACGAAGCTCGATGTCGAAGGGAACTGTCGCCTGGTGGACGAACTTCCGTTCGACTTTGAGCGGCGCAGGATGTCGGTGGTCGTGGACTATGAGGGGGACCATGTCCTCATTTGCAAAGGGGCTGTGGAGGAAATCTACCAGCAGTGTTCGTACTATCAAATCGGCGACGAGGTCTACCCACTTATTCCAGTCATTAAAGACGATCTTTTTGAAGAGGTTGAGCGGCTCAATCGCGAGGGATTCCGCGTGCTTGGTGTGGCGTACAGGGAATTTCCCCGGGAAAAAACGACCTTTACTGTCGCTGACGAGTCAGACTTGATCCTCCTCGGCTATATCGCCTTCTATGATCCGCCTAAGGAATCAGCATTGGAGGCGATTCGGCTGCTTCGTGACGTGGGGGTCTCTGTCAAGGTGCTCACGGGCGACAACGCGCTGGTGACGCAAAAAGTATGTCGCGACGTGGGACTTGAGGTCCGCCGCGTGGTCAGCGGAACCGAGTTGGTGGATCTTACCGATGAGGAGTTCAGCCAATTGGTGGAAGAGGCCGATGTGTTCGTGAAGCTGAACCCCGGCCAGAAGGAGCAGATTGTCCAAAAACTGCGGGAAAGAGGACACGTCGTTGGGTTTTTGGGGGACGGAATTAATGACGCTCCGGCAATGCGAGCGGCTGACGTGGGGATTTCAGTGGATTCGGCGGTGGATGTAGCCAAAGAAGCGGCCGATATTGTGCTCCTCGAAAAAAGCCTTCTTGTCCTCGAAGAAGGCGTTATGGAAGGACGACGAATTTTTGCCAATATCATCAAATATATCCGGATGGGAGCAAGTTCGAACTTTGGCAACATGTTCAGCGTTGTCGGGGCCAGTTATCTCTTTCCCTTCCTTCCTATGAAGCCGATTCACGTGCTTGTGAATAACCTTCTCTATGATATCTCTCAGACGGGGATCCCGTCGGATAGCGTCGATCCCGAACAGATCGCCAGGCCGCTGAAATGGAACATCGACAATGTTCGCCGCTTCATGATCTTTATTGGTCCTATCAGTTCGATCTTCGACTACGCAACGTTTGCCCTGATGTGGTTTGTGTTCGAATGCTGGCGGTTTACCCAGATGGGTTCGGGAGGTGGCATCGACTATGAGTCGCTCTTCCAAACCGGCTGGTTCGCGGAATCCTTGCTGACACAGACGTTGATCGTGCACATCATTCGGACGAGGCGTGTTCCTTTTATTCAAAGTCACGCCTCTATGCATCTCACCCTGACAACCTTATTGGTTGCCGCCATTGGGATTTGGCTGCCGTATTCCCCGTTGGCCAATTTGCTGGGGATGGTGCCCCTACCATTGACCTATTGGCCTTTCATTGCAGCTTTCTTGCTGTCGTATGCCGTCATCACGCACTTCGTAAAAACGTGGTTTTTCCGTAAGTTTGGAGATCAATAA